Below is a genomic region from Argonema galeatum A003/A1.
ATCATTACTAATCGTCAAAATCGCCCTATCCTGACTGCCAATGGTCGCCCCACCTGTAACACTCCCAGGAATTAACTCCAAATTCACTGTTTCATCGGGTTCAACCGTAGTATCGCCATTGATGGGAATAATTACCGTTTTAGCAGCAGTATCCCCATCGGCAAAGTTAACAGTAATCGGAAAGATATTATTGTTGTAATCATTCGGGTTAGGACTACCTGGATTATTAGCAGTACCCGGATTATTCAGATTAACTCGCGCCTGCACGCTTACTGCACCACTGCTACCACCTGTACGATTAACGGTAACTGCTGTCGCATTTACAAAACCGCCGCTATTCCCTTCTGGTACGCTGAAATTAGCCGCACTGAATTGCAAAGTACCTGGTTGAGGCTGAGTATCATCATTATTAACAGTAGTTGTCGCACTAGCAGTGGAAATTGTCGGAGTCTGCCCAGGTGCTACCGGATTCGATAAATTAACAATGACTGTTTCCTCTGGTTCAAATGCCGTATCACCAACAATATTCATGGCGATTGTTTTTTGCATTTCACCCGCAGCAAAGTTAATCGTGCCAGTTGTAGAAGTTGCGCCAGAAGTTCCGCTAATATTGTTGTAATCGCTGTTATTAGTAGCAGTACCACCAATGGCAAAATCTACTTTACTCGCTGCATCAATCCCACCGCTACGAATAACCGTGAAAGTAATGGGAGTTGTGCCGCTATTAGCTTCAGGAATATTGGCAACACCAGCACTAACGGCGTAATCAACAGCATCATTCGCCGCAATAGTTAGCGTAGTTTGTTTGGTTGTACCCGCAGCAGCAGCAGTAATTGTGCCAAAATCGAGAACTAGCTTTTCATCATTTTCAGGAATATTGTCAGGCTTAATAGTAACAGCAACATTCTGAGTTAATGCAGCACCAGTAGCACCCGCTGCGAAAGTAACAGAAGTAGTTGCAAGAGTGTAATCATTGCCAGCGCCTTCTGTAGCAGTGCTGCCATTGTTAATTACAATTGGCACAGTTACATCAGTACCGGAAGTAGCGCTGAGAGTAACCGGAATATTAACTACCGTATCGCTGCTGCCTTCTGTACCGCTATAACTAGCAGCACCAAAATTCACTAAAGACGTATTATTGAGCAGAACTGAGACATTGTTCGTCCAATAGTTCGGCGTAGCCAAATCCGGTGCGCCGTCCTTATTCAAGTCGCTTATCGCCACCGTCCACGGCCCTGTCCCTGCCCCCGTGCTAAAGTTCGTGGCAGGGTCAAAACTGCCCGTACCTGTTCCCAACAAAACGGAAACATTGTCTGAGTTAAGGTTGGCTGTAGCTAGATCGAGCTTACCATCTGCGTTAAGGTCTCCCACAGCGACAAAACGCGGCCCAGACCCTACACTAAAGTTGGTAGCCCCACCAAAGCTGCCCGTACCTGTACCCAACAAGACAGAAACGTTGCTAGAGCCTTCATTTGCTACAGCTAAATCAGCCTTGCCGTCTGCGTTCAAGTCACTTACAGCCAGCGCGTATGGACTCGACCCTACACTAAAGTTGGTAGCAGTACCAAAGCTGCCCGTACCTGTCCCCAACAAAATAGAAACATTATTTGAGTTAAAGTTGGCTGTAGCTAGGTCAAGCTTGCTGTCTGCGTTGAAGTCACCCACTCCAACGAACTGAGGTCGTAACCCGACACTAAAGTTGGTAGCCGCTTTAAAGCTACCTGTACCATCTCCTAACAGGATGGAAACGTTGTTAGAATCAATGTTCGCTGTGGCTAGGTCAAGCTTGCCGTCAGCGTTAAAATCACCCGCTTCTACAGACCAAGGACTTAACCCGACGCTAAAGTTAGTAGCCGCTTGAAAGCTACCCGTACCATCCCCTAACAGGATGGAAACGTTGCTAGTACCCCAATTCGCTGCGGCTATATCGGGAAAGCTGTCATTGTTAAAGTTTCCTACGGCAACATCAAAGGGGTATTGTCCTGCGTTAAAGTTAGTGGCTTTGCCAAAGTTACCTGTGCTATCTCCTAATAAGATAGAGACAGCGCCAGAAGCACGGGTGGGAAGGGCTAGGTCAAGATGTCCATCTCCGTTGAAGTCGTGTGCTGTGACAGACTGGGGTTGTACTCCCGTGCCAAACTGGGTAGCAGGACTAAAAGTAAGCAGAACAGAGTTATAGCTCGCCATTGTTTCTGCTTCCAGGGCTAGCGTTGCTTCAATTTCCCCGGTTTTTACTTCAAATTCCCAGTTTCCGCCTAATGCTGCACTTCCTGTTAAGTCATCGGAAGCGGCGATATCTGCATCGGTTATCTGACTGAGAGATTGCACAAAGGCAGTTCCTTTCTCTCCGGCTGCCACATTGCAACCATATAGGAGAATGTCTGCATCAGGTGTTAGGGCGTTTTTCCACTGTTCCAAAGAGGCGCGATATTCATCCAGGTTTGCCAAACTTAGTTGTGCCGTCCCCAACTGCAAGCTAGCTTCCCCGCCGTGAGTGATGATGTGGGCGCTACTGACTTCTGTGCGATCGGCTAATATTTGGGTAATTTGTTCTACTCCATCTCGCGTGGGGTCGAGGAGTACAATTTCAGTGTTGGGAACGATTCCGGCAATCAGACTTTGATAATCTTTTACTGTTGGATCGATAAAGGCAATATTCTGATAGCCTACTCCCATCTGATTAAATGGCTGAAGATTTCCCTGAATATCAATCAAGTCTGAATTTTGATTGATAGCAAATTGGTTAAGATGGGTGAATAGTCCGGTAGATTCAAATGGTTGCATAGATTTGTCCATATCCTGCTGGATTGCAAAAGGTTAAATTAGGCCATGAAGTCCGCAGAAATTTGTGGTTATTGAGAACACAGAAACTTTCCACAGACTGTATTACACCCAGAACTACCCGTAACTAAAAGTAGTTTTTTAGAAAAAGTTGTTGAAAATTTAAGCATTTTTCGGTTATGTATTCAAAGCTATTCGATCGCCAATGGGGTTCGCTAGATCAGTTTGCTTCTGTCTCCGCTAGTGTAGAATTGATCTTGACAAATGTCCAGTCAGTATATACGTATGCCTACTCTCAAAGCTTCTCAGCAGGGACTCGCGAAAATTAGACAAGCCAGAACTAAAAGGGGGTGGCCCGTAAGCGATCGCAAATGGCTAGAGGAAGCAAGCCTGGTTTTGGGAATAAACTGGGAAAATAAGGGATATCTAGCCGATGGCATCTCTGAAGGCACTTGGAGTCGGTTTTTGGCTGGGAAGTGTCCCATTAATACAGATGCTTTTCACGCTTACTGCGAAGTTTTGGGACTCAATTGGGAGGATATAGTCGATCGCGATCGAGTTCGGTGTCAAGATTGGGATAGCGCACCCGATGTGTCTGTTTTCTACGGACGCCTAGAAGAATTGGCGACGCTAGAGGAATGGATTGTAAAGAATCGTTGCCGTTTGATCGCGCTGGTGGGGATGGGAGGAATTGGTAAAACGTCTCTAGCGGCGAAGATTGCCGCACAAATTCAGGATGAATTTGAGTTTCTTATCTGGCGAAGTTTGCATGATGCGCCATCGATCGAACATCTTTTATATGACTTAATTCAGTTCTTATCTAATCAGCAGAAAACCGAGTTAAATTCCAGCTTTGAAGGTAGCGTTTCCCATTTAATCGATTGTTTGCAAAAACACCGATGTTTGCTGATATTAGATAATTGGGAACCTGTTTTAGGCACTTGCAAAATGGCTGGTCAATATCGAAAAGGGTATGAGGTTTATGGTGAGTTAATCAAGCGGGTAGGTGAATCGCAGCATCATAGCTGCTTAGTCTTGACTAGCCGAGAGAAACCCGGAGTAATTGCAGCATTAGAAGGCCCAAACCTATTGGTTCGTTCTTTAAAATTAACTGGTTTGGGAGAAGCCACACGAGATATCCTCAAAGAGAAAGGTTTGCATGAAGAAAACCTATGGTCAGAACTGATTCAACCATATAGAGGTAATCCTTTAGCATTAAAAATAGTGGCGGCAACAATTCACGATTTATTTGGCGGAAGTATTTCTGATTTTTTAATGCAGAACACCCTATTTTTGGGAGATTTTGAATATTTGTTATATCAGCAATTTCATCGTTTATCGGAATTAGAAAAAGAACTTATGTACGGAATATCAATGAGTTTAACTTCAAGAACTATTTCTCAATTGCGAAGTAATATCCAGGAAGAAATTTCGTCATCTCAATTAATTAAAGCATTGGAATCCTTAGAACGAAAGTCTTTGATTGAAAAAGTAAAAGAAGAAAACGAAACTTCTTTTACTCTTCAGCCGATGGTGATGAAGTATGTGAAAACTCATTATTCTCGTTGTTAAATTAACTGCCATCTGTGCATGAGATTTAAGATTGTGTAGTAATCAGACAGGGTGCATTAAAAGGCAATTTATAATATCTCATTGATTTTTAATTTTTATTACAAAAGTATGTTTTCAATTGCCGCAAACATAATTCGATCGGGAATGCAACTGCAAGAGCGCTATCTTGTCACTCGACAGTTAGGTAAAGGCGGTTTTGGTCTTACTTTCGAGGTGGATGATGGCGGAAAATTAAAAGTTATAAAAATTTTGCTGACAAACTATCCAAAAGCGGTTTCCCTATTTCAGCGAGAAGCCGAAGTATTAAGTCAACTGCGTCATCCGGGAATTCCCAAAGTAGAGTCAGATGGTTATTTCACCTTTTTACCCGAAGGAAACCTAGAGCCATTACACTGCTTAGTAATGGAAAAAATTGATGGTGCAAATTTGCAAGATTGGCTCAGTTGCGAGCAACATATCTCCCAAGAACAAGCGATTGACTGGTTAAAACAGCTAGCAGAAATTTTGGATAAAGTCCACAGTCAGCAGTATTTTCATCGGGATATCAAGCCATCTAATATCATGCTGAAACCGGATGGACAGTTAGTACTGATTGACTTTGGTGCGGTGCGAGAAGTTACGGAAACTTATTTGGAAAAATTAGACGAAAAGGGGGTAACAGGAATTAATTCTCCAGGTTATACGCCAGTAGAGCAATCCGAAGGAGAAGCCGTGCTGCAATCAGATTTTTTTGCATTAGGGCGTACCTTTGTTCATTTACTAACAGGCAAACATCCCCTCAAGTTTATTAAAAACTCTCAAACGGGTGAATTAATTTGGCGAGAAGATGCTCCTCAGATATCGGAATCGTTTGCTAATTTGCTCGATTACTTGATGGCTACTTTTCCAGGACAGCGACCTCAAAATGCTAATCTGATTTTAGAATGTCTGAGAGCGATAGAATCAGGTGTGAGCGATTTAGAGCCGAGTCTTCCTTCTGTTAAGATAGCACCAATAACCAAGCGATCGCACACCCGTCGGAGAATTCAGTTCTCTTTAGTAGCTTTGTTTCTACTAGCGCTTTTTGGATGGCGGTTTGGGTTGCCTCGGATTGCTATTGCTTACAACGATCGCGGAGTAGAAGATTACCTTGCCAATCAACCAAATCAGGCTCTTTTAAACTTCAATACGGCACTTAGGTTTGACCCAGATTTTGCAGAAGCTTACTACAATCGGGGAGCTATTTACGAGAACTTGCGAGATTTCGATCGCGCCCGCAGCGAATACCAAATAGCAGCGAAAGGGGGAATACCTGAAGCATACAATAACTTGGCTCGATTGTATATTCTGAAAAAAGATTATGCCGCAGCTATTGACTTAATCGGGCAAGGAATGAAGCAAGCCAAAGTTACTAAAGAAATGAAATATGTCTTGCATAAAAACTTAGGCTGGGCTAGACTGGAACAACATCGCTATCCAGAGGCTAAAGAACACCTCCAGATAGCTATTAACTCCGATGGCGATCGCGCTGCTGCCTACTGTCTGTTGGCTCAAGTTTTAGAAGCCCAAGGGGACATGAAAGGAGCTTTGGTGAAATGGAAAAGTTGTCGTCAGTATGCCTCCCAGTACAAGCCAGATGAGGACACTTGGATGGGTATAGCTGACAAACGGTTAGCAGCAGGAGAAAAGAAATGAACTCCCGATGGAAATGGTATTTTCCTCTAGTCCTCAGTCTAGTCTTGGCAACAGCAGAACGGGGAACAGCTAGCAATGCTGCCACAGCCGGATTGATTGTCGAAACTGAGGGTAAAGTGCTGCTCAAGCGTCAGGGATGGCTGGATTACTGCCCCACATTTGTTGGGACTCAGCTTTATCCCGGCGACGAACTGCTAGCGGAGTCGGGAGCAACAGTAACCGTTCTCTGTGCCGATCTAACTCCTTTAAAATTATCCTCTGGTGAAACATGGTACTTAGCCGATAGCAATCCGCCAGAAAATCCGCAGCCCAGAGGTGGTCGTAAAGTCCCGCCGAGAGGCGATATTAACCCGCTGATTCCTTATATTATCAGCCCCCGCAGCACTTTCCTAGTTACTGAAAAACCTACCTTGCGTTGGAATGGGGTGCCTGGTGCTACCCGTTACAAAGTAAGCGTCATGAGTGACGAAGATGTGCTTTGGGAGGAGGAAAGTACTGCAACTGAGATTGTTTATCCGGGTGAGCCACCCTTGGAATTGGGAGTTGATTATTTATTGATTGTCAATACTGATACAGGTGCATCCTCTTGTGAGGAAAATTTGCCGTCTCTGGGATTTAGCTTACTCGATGAAACCAAAGCAACTCTTGTGCGCTATTCAGTAGAGCGACTAACTAACTTGAATTTAGCTTCCGAAGCTCTAGCCCTTGCTTTAGCGCATCTCTATATTGGATATGAATTAAAGGCGGAGGCGCAAGAGACGTTAGAGGTTTTGGTGAAGCAGGGAAATCAAACAGCAGCAGTTTACTCTACGCTGGGCGCACTCTACGAGGATGTGGGACTGAGCAGACTGGCATTGACTCGCTATTCTAGAGCAGCAGAACTTTCGGTAGCGGTTGGGGATTTAGAAGGGCAAGCTGTGGCTGCTGCGGGTTTGGGAGAAGTTTATCAGACTATTGGGAACATTGAAGCTGCAAAACACTGGTTAACTCAAGCGCGAGACAAGTTTGCAGCTTTGGGGGATACAGAACGGATGAAGGAATTAGAGAACTGGCTTAATTAAACCTGTAAAGGAGAAAACAAAAAATGCAAAGTTGGATAAAGAGGAAAACTTCCCACCGCGAAATTTTTTCCTATAACAAAGATTTATTTAGAGTTCCCGTGATCAGCCCCGAATCCACTTTCGTACTAACTGACAAGCCGAGGCTACGCTGGTGTCCTGTACCCCGTGCTACCCGTTATGTAGTAAGTGTTGTAAGTGGCGAAGATATAATCTGGCAAACTGAGGTGAACAATACTGAAGTGATTTACGCTGGTGAAGCACCCTTGGAGGTCGGATTTCACTACTCAGTGATTGTTGAAGCTGACGCCCCATATTATTATGAACAGATTTTTGAACTTTCCCCCTCGGATGAAACCTTATATATTTATAAATTGGTTTCTGGTCTCTTATCTAAGACAAGCTTTCTTGAAAGGGGATTTCGGCTGCTTGATGAAAATAAATGCCAGTTGGTAGCATCAGCTGCCGAACGAGTTATTAACCTAGAATTAACTGATGAGAAGAAAGCCCTCGCGCTAGCAAAGCTTTACCTAAAAAATGGTTTGAGAGCCGAGGCAATAGAGACACTGGAAGGTTTGATAGGTTGTAGCGGCGCTGAAACGATAGAAACTCTAAAAGTTTCGATAGAACAAGGAAGCCAAACAGCAGCTATTTACCTCGCACTAGCAGATCTATATAGCACCATAGCGATATTTCCATTGACTGTCTGTTACTGCTATTCTAAAGCACACGAAGTGGCGTCTGCTCAGCACGATGTAGAAAACCAAACAGCAGCTAAATTAGGGTTTACTTTATTTGGTGCGTTCCTAGACTTTGTTCTAATCAACAAACGTTACGGACAATATCAGCAGCTACATGAAGCTCTCCGTCTCTGTGAAACTTTGGGGGATACGCAACGAGTCAGGAAAGCCAAATTTAAGATTAGACATCTCCAAAAATATGCTCCGCAGGTTGGGTATGCACCCTTCCTAAGAATAGAGACTATAAATTGGCCGGATGACCCAGTAAAAACGAAACCTATTAAACAGCCAGAGAAATTAAATATTAACTCAATCGGAGCAAAGTTTTTTGGGTTAGTTTTGGAAATATCTAATAAAGCTAATTATTTTAACTCCAAGACGGTGGTTAAGCATTTATGGAAAAAACTTCATATTAAAATAGAATTATTATATTTCGAGATAGTACATTTATGGGAAAAACTCTATATTAGAGCCAATTCATCGCAACCAAAACGATACAAGCAGGCGCTAAAAGTTTACCGGGAGACAGTGAGAACAGTACAAAAGATATGGAAGCGCAAAAATCCCAGAAGGAAAGTAAAAACGCTCAATGACATGGGGATGGTCTGCCAAAAAATAGGGCAATACGAGCAAGCATTAGGATACTACCAGCGAGCGCTAGAAATAGCACAAGAAAGTGAGGATCGCACCAGCGTTGCCGAAACTTTTAACAACATTGGGGTATTCTACCAAAAACTGGGGCAATACCAACAGGCGCTGGAATTTTACCAACAGGCATTAACTCTCCAACTCGAAATCGGCGATCGCAATGGAGAAGCAAGTACTCTCAACAATATTGGGGTAGCTTACGAATCTATAGGAGACTACCAGCAGACGCTGGAATATTACCGGCAGGCGCTGGCGATTTTGCCGGACTTCAGCGTAAGGAAAAAGAAAGATGTGATGCTCAATAACATTGGTGCAGTCTACCAAAAATTGGGGCAGCACGAACGGGCGCTAGGCTTTTACCAGCAGGCGCTGCTTATCCGACAGGAAAATGGCCAAGGGACTGAAAAGGGAACATTTTATAACAATATTGGGGTAGTTCAGCAAGAACTAGAGCAACACCACCAGGCGTTGCAATCCTACCAGCAGGCATTAGTTATCGAGCAGGAAATTGGCGATCGGGCGGGGGAAGGAACAGCCCTGAACAACATTGGGGAAATCTACCGCATCTGGGAACAATATGAAAAGGCGCTGGAATATTATCGACAATCACTGGCTATTCAGCAGGAAATTAACAACAGAGCCGGAGAACAGTTAACACTGGCTAATATAGCCCTTGTCTACGAAAGCCAGGGCGATACAGCAGTTGCCATTAGCTTCTATCAACAGGCGATCTCTGTCACAGAATCTATTCAACGCGAACTAAAGATTGAAGAGTTGAAAGCCAGTTTTGCTAGTCAGCAGATAAATACTTATGAAAAGCTCATCATCCTGCTGAGGACAGAAAGTCGCTTCCAAGAAGTCTTTAACTACATCGAACGTTCGCGGGCGAGAGCTTTCCTCGACCAGTTAGCAAATGGCCCGATTAACTTCCGCATTGGTGCTAACGCCAAAGTTTTACAGAAAGAGGAGAGGCTCAAAGCACAAATGGCATCCCTCCATATCAAACTGGCTAATCTATTAAAACAAGAGCGATCGCTCCAACATCAGATCTCTTCACTCCGTAGTGCCTTAGTCAAACTTCGCTCTCCTCTGAATAACAGCTTAGACACAGAAGCGATTGTTGAAGTGCAAAAACAATTGAGCGATCGGGAAAAAGAATACACCAAGCTGCTAACCCAACTTAAACTGCAAAATCCTGAAATTGCCTCTTTAGTCAGCACTGATGTAGCCACCCTAGATGAAATCCAAAGCTTACTTGACCCCGACACTACCCTGATCGAGTATTTCGTCACCGAAAACTTCACTCTCGCTTTTATCATCAAAAGTCAAGGTTTCGGGTGTATTGGCTTTAACGTCAATCGGCAAGATTTGACCAAGAAAATCGATGCGTTTCGTCGTTTCCCCAATTTAAACAACCCGTATCCGAAAAACCTGCAACAGCTGTATGAATGGCTCATCACCCCACTTAAACCTCACCTGAACACTTCCCATTTAGCGATCGTCCCTCACGGCATTTTGCACTATCTGCCCTTTGCCGCCCTCACCGACGGACAGCGCTATCTGTGCGATGATTACTCCATAGTAACTCTCCCTTCTGCCAGCGTATTGCGCTTTCTGCCTTCTAAACGCAAGCCTTCCACGGGTAAAGTTTTAGCTTTAGGTAACCCCAGCACGACAGAACCGTTGCCTGCCCTGCATTATGCCGAACAGGAAGTCAATACTATTACACAACTTTACGGCACCCAACCGCTAGTTGGTGCAGATGCCACTGAAACTGCCATATTCTCCCAAGCTGCAAGTGCTGAAATCTTACACATAGCGGCGCATGGGAAGTACAATTCCCACAATCCCTTATTCAGTACCCTCTATCTTGCACCAGACGATCGACATGATGGACGCTTGGAAGTGCATGATATTTACGGGCTTGATTTGACATCAGCCACCAATTTGGTAGTTTTGAGCGCCTGCCAGACCCAACTGGGGGAATTGAGCAAAGGAGACGAAGTGGTAGGACTCAACAGAGCCTTTCTCTATGCCGGAACGCCCAGTGTAATGGCCAGCCTGTGGAGCGTCGATGACAAAGTAACAGGATTGTTAATGGAGCGATTCTACACCCATCTGCGGTCTGGGATGACTAAAGCGATCGCGCTGCGTCAAGCTCAGATGGATATACGAGCCGAGTATCCCCATCCTTATTATTGGGCTGCTTTTGTGTTGGTGGGAGATGGCGGTAGTATGAACAACAATCAGTAGACACCGTTTTTGTCCAAAGTTCAATATCCCCAAAACTCAAATATACTCAAACTAAACTAAATATCAATCAAGTCTAAATTTTAATTAAATACCAATAAATTATTAACAGAAAATATTCTAATATTTTCAAATATAAAACTTACGCACTCAGATCCCCCTAGCTCCCCTTAAAAAGGGGACTTTAGAAGTTCCCCCCTTTTTAAGGGGGGCTAGGGGGGCAAAACCTTGGTTTTTGCGTAAGTCCTACTTGTTTAAACGGTGTGAGTAGCGCGATAAGGACTGGTCAATTTATCCAATTGTTGGACTAACAAACTGAGGAATAATCCGACATCTGTGACGACGCCGACGGATTCGATCGAACCCCGATCGCTCAATTTCGTCACTACAGCTGGGTTAATATCGACACAAACCATCTTCACTCCAGCAGGTGTCATATTGCCCACACCGATCGAATGCAGCATGGAAGACAGCATCAAAATCATGTCTGCACCTTCCAACAACCGGGCATACTCTTCCTGCGCCTTAATCAAATCCATCTGAGTATCCGGCAATGGGCCATCATCTCTGATCGAACCGGCAAGGGCGAATGGTATGTTGTTGCGAACGCACTCGTACATCACCCCGTTGTCAATCATGCCTAGTTCAACAGCTTTGGGAATACTACCGCAGCGACGGATGGCGTTAATTACCTTCAGGTGGTGTCGGTGTCCGCCTCGCACGGCGACGCCGCGTTTCATATCCACACCCAAAGATGTACCCATCGTGGATTGTTCGATGTCGTGGACTGCGATCGCATTTCCGCCCAACAACGCCTGGACATAACCTTCCCGAATCAGATGGGACAGATGTTCGCCACCGCCAGTATGAATTACTACCGGCCCTGCCGTTACCACTACTTTGCCGTTTTGGTCGCGAATTTGGCGCAGTTCCCAGGCGATTTGTTCCACAACCAATTCCACCCGACGTTCGCTGGAAACACCTGACCCCATAAAGCTGAATTCTTGGGTATTCCGTTGTTCGCGGGATTCCGTTTTGCGGATCGTGCGGATACCTTCCACACCCACAATTACGTCTTCCCCCACTTCCAGATCCCGCAGCAGCTTACAGCGAGCCACTGGGCTATCAGAGCTGTAAGTAATTGCGATCGCGCCATCCATGCGCTGATTTTGCACCTTCACCCACTGACCATTCACCCGCACTTCCGTCGGATAAATAGTAGTAACATAAAAATCATCGGGAGCCACACCATTTTGGATGACAGGTTGGGTGTTGACATCGCAAACTTCTTGCGGCGGAGGTAAAGCACCCAAGTCGATCAACAGGCTCATAATCTCTTCCATGATTTCATGAGAAGGAGCCGATACCTTCACATCTGCCGAAGAGGTACTTTGTCGTTGTTCTCCCAAATTGAAATTGAGAACTTGGAAACTACCGCCGTTTTCCACAACCAAGTCTAAGGCGCGACTGATCAGACCGGAGTCCAGCAAGTGACCTTCCATCCGAATCGTGCGACTTTCCACCGATACATTGGCGTGAACTTCCGTCCCCACAGGTTCCGTCACCCGCAGCGTCAGGCACTTAGCAGCCCCACCAGCTTTGAGAAATTCCGTTAGCGACGTTTGTATTACCTGAAAGCCAGCGTCAGTCAAGCGCTGTTTCAAACTGTCACTCGTCTTGTTCATAATGACAACGCTATCCACGTTGACCGCATTACAAGCGAAATTGACAGCATCCGCTTCCTCAATAGCAATCCGCTTTTCTGGCGGAACCCGCATTTCAATCATGCGATTCGAGTAAGAATCAAATGCTGGTGGATAGTAGAGCAAATAGCCGCCAGCCAGAGGACAGAAGCAGGTATCCAGGTGATAGAACCGCTCATCTGTAAGCCGCAGCGAAAGTACCTCTATATCGAGCCATTTTGCCAGGTACGGGTGGGAGTCGAGTTCCGATCGGAAGCCGTATCCCGCCCACAACCAGCGCCCTTCCCGGTCTAGCAGGGCGTCACCAGCACCTTCAAAGGGCAGGTCTTTCGGCAGTTCGTAAACGGTGTAGCCTTGTGAGGAGAACCACTCTTTGAAATAAGGTTCTTCCCCTTGTCGTTCTTTGTGGTAAAAGCGACTGAGGACGACGTTTTGACCCAAGACTAGACCGGCGTTAGCGGTAAACACCAGATCGGGCCAACCCTTTTGGGGTTTGACCAAATCCACAACGGCGTGGTCTTTGAGGATGTGATGAAGATTTTGCCACTGTTCGACGGCCCGATCGCGGGAGGATTTGTGAATATTCCCTTCCATCCAGGGATTGATCACATAATCTACGTCGTAGTGGTCGGGCGGGCACATGAGGAAGCGAATCGGA
It encodes:
- a CDS encoding tetratricopeptide repeat protein — protein: MNSRWKWYFPLVLSLVLATAERGTASNAATAGLIVETEGKVLLKRQGWLDYCPTFVGTQLYPGDELLAESGATVTVLCADLTPLKLSSGETWYLADSNPPENPQPRGGRKVPPRGDINPLIPYIISPRSTFLVTEKPTLRWNGVPGATRYKVSVMSDEDVLWEEESTATEIVYPGEPPLELGVDYLLIVNTDTGASSCEENLPSLGFSLLDETKATLVRYSVERLTNLNLASEALALALAHLYIGYELKAEAQETLEVLVKQGNQTAAVYSTLGALYEDVGLSRLALTRYSRAAELSVAVGDLEGQAVAAAGLGEVYQTIGNIEAAKHWLTQARDKFAALGDTERMKELENWLN
- a CDS encoding CHAT domain-containing protein, with translation MQSWIKRKTSHREIFSYNKDLFRVPVISPESTFVLTDKPRLRWCPVPRATRYVVSVVSGEDIIWQTEVNNTEVIYAGEAPLEVGFHYSVIVEADAPYYYEQIFELSPSDETLYIYKLVSGLLSKTSFLERGFRLLDENKCQLVASAAERVINLELTDEKKALALAKLYLKNGLRAEAIETLEGLIGCSGAETIETLKVSIEQGSQTAAIYLALADLYSTIAIFPLTVCYCYSKAHEVASAQHDVENQTAAKLGFTLFGAFLDFVLINKRYGQYQQLHEALRLCETLGDTQRVRKAKFKIRHLQKYAPQVGYAPFLRIETINWPDDPVKTKPIKQPEKLNINSIGAKFFGLVLEISNKANYFNSKTVVKHLWKKLHIKIELLYFEIVHLWEKLYIRANSSQPKRYKQALKVYRETVRTVQKIWKRKNPRRKVKTLNDMGMVCQKIGQYEQALGYYQRALEIAQESEDRTSVAETFNNIGVFYQKLGQYQQALEFYQQALTLQLEIGDRNGEASTLNNIGVAYESIGDYQQTLEYYRQALAILPDFSVRKKKDVMLNNIGAVYQKLGQHERALGFYQQALLIRQENGQGTEKGTFYNNIGVVQQELEQHHQALQSYQQALVIEQEIGDRAGEGTALNNIGEIYRIWEQYEKALEYYRQSLAIQQEINNRAGEQLTLANIALVYESQGDTAVAISFYQQAISVTESIQRELKIEELKASFASQQINTYEKLIILLRTESRFQEVFNYIERSRARAFLDQLANGPINFRIGANAKVLQKEERLKAQMASLHIKLANLLKQERSLQHQISSLRSALVKLRSPLNNSLDTEAIVEVQKQLSDREKEYTKLLTQLKLQNPEIASLVSTDVATLDEIQSLLDPDTTLIEYFVTENFTLAFIIKSQGFGCIGFNVNRQDLTKKIDAFRRFPNLNNPYPKNLQQLYEWLITPLKPHLNTSHLAIVPHGILHYLPFAALTDGQRYLCDDYSIVTLPSASVLRFLPSKRKPSTGKVLALGNPSTTEPLPALHYAEQEVNTITQLYGTQPLVGADATETAIFSQAASAEILHIAAHGKYNSHNPLFSTLYLAPDDRHDGRLEVHDIYGLDLTSATNLVVLSACQTQLGELSKGDEVVGLNRAFLYAGTPSVMASLWSVDDKVTGLLMERFYTHLRSGMTKAIALRQAQMDIRAEYPHPYYWAAFVLVGDGGSMNNNQ
- a CDS encoding protein kinase domain-containing protein, with protein sequence MFSIAANIIRSGMQLQERYLVTRQLGKGGFGLTFEVDDGGKLKVIKILLTNYPKAVSLFQREAEVLSQLRHPGIPKVESDGYFTFLPEGNLEPLHCLVMEKIDGANLQDWLSCEQHISQEQAIDWLKQLAEILDKVHSQQYFHRDIKPSNIMLKPDGQLVLIDFGAVREVTETYLEKLDEKGVTGINSPGYTPVEQSEGEAVLQSDFFALGRTFVHLLTGKHPLKFIKNSQTGELIWREDAPQISESFANLLDYLMATFPGQRPQNANLILECLRAIESGVSDLEPSLPSVKIAPITKRSHTRRRIQFSLVALFLLALFGWRFGLPRIAIAYNDRGVEDYLANQPNQALLNFNTALRFDPDFAEAYYNRGAIYENLRDFDRARSEYQIAAKGGIPEAYNNLARLYILKKDYAAAIDLIGQGMKQAKVTKEMKYVLHKNLGWARLEQHRYPEAKEHLQIAINSDGDRAAAYCLLAQVLEAQGDMKGALVKWKSCRQYASQYKPDEDTWMGIADKRLAAGEKK
- a CDS encoding NB-ARC domain-containing protein — protein: MSSQYIRMPTLKASQQGLAKIRQARTKRGWPVSDRKWLEEASLVLGINWENKGYLADGISEGTWSRFLAGKCPINTDAFHAYCEVLGLNWEDIVDRDRVRCQDWDSAPDVSVFYGRLEELATLEEWIVKNRCRLIALVGMGGIGKTSLAAKIAAQIQDEFEFLIWRSLHDAPSIEHLLYDLIQFLSNQQKTELNSSFEGSVSHLIDCLQKHRCLLILDNWEPVLGTCKMAGQYRKGYEVYGELIKRVGESQHHSCLVLTSREKPGVIAALEGPNLLVRSLKLTGLGEATRDILKEKGLHEENLWSELIQPYRGNPLALKIVAATIHDLFGGSISDFLMQNTLFLGDFEYLLYQQFHRLSELEKELMYGISMSLTSRTISQLRSNIQEEISSSQLIKALESLERKSLIEKVKEENETSFTLQPMVMKYVKTHYSRC